One window from the genome of Panthera leo isolate Ple1 chromosome D3, P.leo_Ple1_pat1.1, whole genome shotgun sequence encodes:
- the HCAR1 gene encoding hydroxycarboxylic acid receptor 1, whose amino-acid sequence MDNGSCCLIEGDPISQVMPPLLIVAFVLGALGNGVALCGFCFCMKTWKPSTIYLFNLAVADFLLMICLPFRTDYYWRQRQWAFEDIPCRVALFMLAMNRAGSIVFLTVVAVDRYFKVVHPHHLVNAISNRAAAGIVSALWTVVILGTLYLLMENHLCVQEDTVSCESFIMESANGWHDIMFQLEFFLPLGVILFCSCKIIWSLKQRQQLARQTRMKKAIRFITVVAVVFVTCYLPSVSARLYFLWTVPSSACDPSVHVALHVTLSFTYMNSMLDPLVYYFSSPSFPKFYTKLKMRSLRPKNPGRSKTQRPEEMPISNLCRKSCASVANSFQSQSDVQWDLQMC is encoded by the coding sequence ATGGACAACGGGTCGTGCTGCCTCATCGAGGGGGACCCCATCTCTCAGGTGATGCCCCCGCTGCTGATCGTGGCCTTCGTGCTTGGCGCCCTGGGCAACGGCGTCGCCCTGTGCGGTTTCTGCTTCTGCATGAAGACCTGGAAGCCGAGCACCATTTACCTTTTCAACCTGGCCGTGGCCGACTTCCTTCTCATGATCTGCCTGCCCTTCCGGACGGACTACTACTGGAGACAGAGGCAGTGGGCCTTTGAGGACATTCCCTGCCGGGTGGCCCTCTTCATGCTGGCCATGAACAGGGCCGGGAGCATCGTCTTCCTCACGGTGGTGGCGGTGGACAGGTACTTCAAGGTGGTCCACCCCCACCACCTGGTGAACGCCATCTCCAACCGGGCTGCCGCCGGCATCGTGTCTGCCCTTTGGACCGTGGTCATCCTGGGGACCCTCTACCTTttgatggagaaccatctgtgtGTGCAAGAAGACACCGTATCTTGCGAGAGCTTCATCATGGAGTCGGCCAACGGCTGGCACGACATCATGTTCCAGCTGGAGTTCTTCCTGCCCCTCGGTGTCATCCTGTTTTGCTCCTGCAAGATTATTTGGAGCCTGAAGCAGAGGCAGCAGCTGGCCAGGCAGACTCGGATGAAGAAGGCCATCCGGTTCATCACGGTGGTGGCGGTTGTGTTCGTCACGTGCTATCTGCCCAGCGTGTCGGCCAGGCTCTATTTCCTCTGGACGGTGCCCTCGAGTGCCTGTGACCCCTCCGTCCACGTAGCCCTGCACGTGACCCTCAGCTTCACCTACATGAACAGCATGCTGGACCCGCTGGTGTATTATTTTTCGAGTCCCTCGTTCCCCAAATTCTACACCAAGCTCAAAATGCGCAGTTTGAGACCTAAGAACCCGGGACGCTCCAAGACCCAGAGGCCAGAAGAGATGCCAATTTCCAACCTCTGTCGCAAGAGTTGTGCCAGTGTGGCAAACAGCTTCCAGAGCCAATCCGACGTGCAGTGGGATCTCCAGATGTGTTGA
- the DENR gene encoding density-regulated protein, translating into MAADISESGGHDCKGEPRGNTKLDADYPLRVLYCGVCSLPTEYCEYMPDVAKCRQWLEKNFPNEFAKLTVENSPKQESGISEGQGTAGEEEEKKKQKRGGRGQIKQKKKTVPQKVTIAKIPRAKKKYVTRVCGLATFEIDLKEAQRFFAQKFSCGASVTGEDEIIIQGDFTDDIIDVIQEKWPEVDDDSIEDLGEVKK; encoded by the exons ATGGCTGCTGATATTTCTGAATCCGGTGGGCATGATTGCAAAGGAGAGCCGAGGGGCAATACCAAGTTAGATGCAGACTACCCACTTCGAGTCCTCTACTGTGGAG TCTGCTCATTACCAACAGAG tACTGTGAATATATGCCTGATGTCGCTAAATGTCGACAGTGGTTAGAGAAGAATTTTCCAAATGAGTTTGCAAAACTTACTGTAg AAAATTCGCCCAAACAAGAATCTGGAATTAGTGAGGGTCAAGGCACagcaggggaagaagaagagaagaaaaagcagaagagag gtgGAAGGGgtcaaataaagcaaaaaaagaagaCTGTACCACAAAAAGTTACGATAGCCAAAATTCCCagagcaaagaagaaatatgtaaCAAGAGTATGTGGCCTTGCAACTTTTG aaattgatCTAAAAGAAGCACAAAGATTTTTTGCTCAAAAATTCTCCTGTGGTGCCTCAGTGACAGGAGAGGATGAAATCATCATTCAGGGAGActttacagatgacataattGATGTCATTCAGGAAAAATGGCCAGAG gTGGATGATGATAGCATCGAAGATCTTGGAGAAGTAAAGAAGTGA